The Maridesulfovibrio zosterae DSM 11974 genome contains a region encoding:
- a CDS encoding LysR family transcriptional regulator, with translation MSKTNLPNIDLNLLVVLDKIFSERSLTQAGKKLFLTQSAISHALSKLRDHFDDQLFIRLGNRMEPTALCRTIHHKINPSLRSIMESLDDRGVFNPLTSKRTFCLGLSDYLCKLLLPEILQKLGEQAPGVSIRIVQTTYEQRLEMLKNDRLDLFLGCLRKVENGVKTAKLFEDHEVCIVRHDHHIKNDVMTDADLNNSKFIALSLSESGLGFLEDFLYRRRIQHNIKIVVQQETVIPSLVEYSDLIGIIAERLAQRHVATGKFRIIRLPLADTKFEIFQHWHTVHDNDYAHIWMRNLIQNVALNL, from the coding sequence ATGAGCAAAACTAATCTTCCAAATATTGATTTAAATCTACTGGTAGTGCTGGATAAAATTTTCTCTGAACGCAGCCTGACTCAAGCTGGTAAAAAATTATTTTTGACACAGTCAGCCATAAGTCATGCTCTTTCAAAGCTTCGTGATCATTTTGATGACCAGCTTTTCATAAGACTCGGAAACCGCATGGAGCCTACTGCACTATGCAGAACAATACACCACAAAATTAATCCAAGCCTGCGAAGCATTATGGAATCACTGGACGACCGTGGTGTCTTTAATCCACTTACTTCAAAAAGAACTTTCTGCCTTGGACTCAGTGACTATCTTTGCAAACTACTGCTTCCTGAAATTTTACAAAAACTTGGAGAACAAGCCCCAGGCGTATCTATTCGCATAGTTCAAACAACCTATGAGCAACGACTTGAAATGCTTAAAAACGATAGATTAGACCTCTTTTTAGGCTGCTTACGAAAAGTTGAAAATGGAGTAAAGACAGCAAAGCTTTTTGAGGACCACGAGGTCTGTATTGTCCGTCACGATCATCATATTAAAAATGATGTGATGACTGATGCAGATCTCAATAATTCGAAATTTATAGCACTTTCGTTGTCAGAGTCTGGACTTGGTTTCCTTGAAGACTTTCTCTACCGCAGAAGAATTCAGCACAATATTAAAATTGTAGTACAGCAGGAAACAGTTATCCCCTCATTAGTAGAGTACTCTGATCTAATTGGTATTATTGCTGAAAGGCTTGCACAGCGCCATGTTGCAACTGGCAAATTCAGAATTATACGCCTCCCCCTTGCAGACACTAAATTTGAAATTTTTCAGCACTGGCACACGGTACATGACAACGACTATGCCCATATTTGGATGAGAAATTTAATCCAAAATGTAGCTTTAAATTTATAA
- the ilvN gene encoding acetolactate synthase small subunit, whose amino-acid sequence MKRTISALIRNRPGVLAESSAAFLHHKINITSISCGETENMDVSRMVICAEGSDDDISKVTNDLLAMDFVIQLDDLARKEFVDRELVLIKVDVDKDSMSQMMQIFEVFRADVVGMGQKTITVELSGDQERVEGLIKILQPFGIKSMCRTGMIALKRGDE is encoded by the coding sequence ATGAAACGCACAATTTCCGCACTTATACGAAATAGACCAGGGGTCTTGGCTGAATCTTCAGCTGCATTTCTCCATCACAAAATCAACATAACATCCATTTCCTGCGGAGAAACAGAAAATATGGATGTTTCACGTATGGTAATATGTGCTGAAGGAAGTGACGATGACATCAGCAAAGTTACAAATGACCTTCTAGCAATGGATTTTGTCATTCAGCTGGACGATCTTGCCAGAAAGGAATTTGTTGATCGTGAACTGGTACTCATCAAAGTTGATGTAGATAAAGATTCTATGTCACAAATGATGCAGATCTTTGAAGTTTTCAGAGCTGATGTAGTTGGTATGGGACAGAAAACCATCACGGTTGAACTTAGTGGTGACCAAGAACGTGTAGAAGGGTTAATAAAAATACTGCAACCTTTCGGAATCAAAAGCATGTGCAGAACCGGTATGATTGCGCTTAAACGGGGCGATGAATAA
- a CDS encoding EamA family transporter: MYALYGSIAIAAGSSVIYHIAQKSLSSGGSVFGSLASAYGIAMLVSLAGMFFQTGRIDIGDIASLRNWPVLLLGLAVFGIEIGVLMTYKAGANVNSLPIIVNGVVMACLVPLGALIYSESISINSILGMALIGSGVWLLCSTGHA, translated from the coding sequence ATGTACGCTTTATATGGTTCTATAGCAATTGCAGCTGGTTCTAGCGTTATTTACCACATCGCACAAAAAAGTCTTTCCAGTGGAGGGTCTGTTTTTGGATCTCTTGCTTCGGCATATGGTATAGCTATGTTGGTCAGTCTTGCCGGAATGTTTTTTCAAACCGGCCGTATTGATATAGGAGATATCGCTAGCCTTCGAAACTGGCCTGTATTGCTTTTAGGTCTGGCTGTTTTCGGTATTGAAATAGGGGTATTAATGACTTACAAAGCCGGGGCAAACGTGAACTCATTACCCATAATTGTAAACGGTGTTGTCATGGCTTGTCTTGTACCGCTTGGTGCTCTTATATATAGCGAAAGTATTTCTATAAATTCTATTCTGGGAATGGCGCTTATCGGCTCTGGAGTATGGTTGTTATGTTCAACAGGACATGCCTAG
- a CDS encoding aminotransferase class IV: MIKKVGSEEYIDAMLSAMRAGTEKVCAFYEHRIGLICSDPKLMLMPWDDHLVHRGDGVFESIKFLNGKMYQLDPHIRRMKRSARSIYLEPPCSWAELSDIILEVAAGSGVESGMVRVLLGRGGGGFGIDPSECPVPSLYIVIYKYEPKPESWYEKGLTAFKTSIPAKQPYLATIKSIDYLPNVLMKREATEKGFNIPFCFDNLNFLAEGATENVCIVNSEGTLHVPQFTNALAGTTLTRATQLIADEVEIDYRAISEDDILLAKEVIVCGTSIDAVGVVRYNKKPIHDVRPGPVCKRMRELLQADLAKNGTPIK, from the coding sequence TTGATTAAGAAAGTAGGTAGTGAAGAATATATTGATGCCATGCTCTCCGCCATGCGTGCGGGAACAGAAAAAGTTTGTGCATTTTACGAACACAGAATCGGACTGATCTGTTCAGACCCGAAGCTTATGCTTATGCCGTGGGATGACCATCTTGTTCACCGCGGTGATGGTGTATTTGAGAGTATCAAGTTTCTAAATGGCAAGATGTACCAACTTGACCCTCATATACGCAGGATGAAACGTTCTGCACGCTCAATTTATCTTGAACCGCCCTGCTCATGGGCAGAACTGTCTGACATTATACTTGAAGTTGCCGCTGGCTCAGGAGTTGAGTCAGGTATGGTTCGAGTCCTTCTCGGACGCGGAGGAGGAGGATTCGGTATTGATCCATCTGAATGTCCTGTTCCCTCTCTCTACATAGTTATATATAAATATGAACCTAAGCCTGAATCATGGTATGAAAAAGGTCTCACAGCCTTTAAAACTTCTATTCCAGCCAAACAGCCATACCTAGCTACTATAAAATCCATTGATTACCTTCCAAATGTACTCATGAAACGTGAAGCAACAGAAAAAGGTTTCAATATACCTTTCTGCTTTGATAACCTGAATTTCCTTGCTGAAGGTGCAACTGAAAACGTCTGTATTGTTAACAGCGAAGGAACGTTACACGTTCCTCAGTTCACGAATGCTTTAGCTGGCACAACTCTGACTCGTGCAACTCAGCTGATCGCCGACGAAGTTGAGATTGATTACAGGGCTATCTCTGAAGATGATATACTTCTTGCCAAAGAAGTCATCGTCTGTGGAACATCGATTGATGCTGTAGGCGTTGTCCGTTATAACAAAAAACCAATCCATGATGTACGGCCCGGCCCAGTATGCAAGCGTATGCGTGAACTTTTACAAGCTGATCTGGCTAAAAACGGAACGCCAATAAAATAA
- a CDS encoding phosphate acyltransferase, giving the protein MTITSLAGIVEEVRKYGKKTRVAIAPCAEEFVMRSALAAHAEGIAEPIFIGNKDKTLAVANEHGMDISNFEFHEENDDKEAVSIAVSFYRQGRTDLIMKGLVSTSVVLKAILNKQTGVPPKGIISLVSVFESPDSKRLILLTDPGVNIKPNLQRKADILRNALDVARKLGITQPKAAILAATEKVNYPAMPATLDADILAKMSAEGAFGDAHVAGPLALDIAISSTAAACKGIDSPVAGSADILLTPEIESGNILYKALTTIAGKTFASVVIGSEVPIVVPSRGDSDKSKFNSIALGCYLSGR; this is encoded by the coding sequence ATGACTATCACATCACTGGCCGGCATCGTTGAAGAAGTACGTAAATATGGGAAAAAAACCCGCGTAGCCATTGCCCCCTGCGCAGAAGAATTTGTTATGCGTTCAGCTTTGGCGGCTCACGCTGAAGGAATTGCTGAACCTATTTTCATCGGCAATAAAGACAAAACCCTTGCTGTTGCCAATGAGCACGGCATGGATATCAGCAACTTTGAATTTCATGAAGAAAATGATGATAAAGAAGCAGTCTCAATAGCTGTTTCATTTTATAGGCAAGGTAGAACAGACCTGATCATGAAGGGACTGGTCAGTACCAGTGTTGTATTAAAAGCTATACTGAACAAACAGACAGGTGTTCCGCCTAAAGGTATTATCAGCCTTGTCTCAGTTTTTGAGTCACCGGACAGTAAACGACTGATCCTGCTGACCGATCCGGGAGTAAACATCAAACCTAATTTACAGCGCAAAGCCGATATTCTACGCAATGCACTTGATGTGGCCCGTAAACTGGGTATAACTCAGCCTAAAGCCGCAATTTTAGCTGCAACTGAAAAAGTTAACTATCCTGCCATGCCCGCTACTCTTGATGCTGATATTTTAGCAAAAATGTCTGCAGAAGGTGCGTTTGGTGATGCACATGTAGCAGGTCCACTCGCTCTTGATATTGCCATTTCTTCTACTGCTGCAGCATGCAAAGGCATTGACAGTCCTGTTGCCGGTTCTGCAGATATATTGCTTACACCTGAAATTGAGAGTGGAAATATTCTTTACAAGGCTCTGACAACTATAGCCGGAAAAACTTTCGCAAGCGTTGTAATCGGAAGCGAAGTACCAATTGTAGTACCATCGCGTGGTGACTCTGATAAATCTAAATTTAACTCAATTGCTCTGGGCTGCTATCTGTCCGGACGTTAA
- a CDS encoding bacteriohemerythrin, giving the protein MSAKTKLTFSIIMIFIMTLAAVAESAFFHSATPGINIWQILFLVVALLATIVAFMTTNSSIFGQLKQISELIFKIEKGNDNISIPSDLSGEMLNVAKEIDKAVSVLTKKINQAEQNADSAESKTNQTKQALDKALKELDDQKSTLGAIIKSASNAQNISGKLFGGIEELSAEVNQVNSGMVLQRDRITETATAMEEMNSTVLEVAQNASLAASSSSQSKENAMQGAQGVSNAINSFEQIKDTILNLKETMGTLGEQADNIGQIMTVITDIADQTNLLALNAAIEAARAGDAGRGFAVVADEVRKLAEKTMDATKDVGEAVSKIQNNARENISAVESAAEDIVNSTESAAHSGELMEAIVVIVDDTNTQVESIATASEEQSAASEEINMAISDVARVAQETSDGMASSANALNEIASVVEELDSIVQGIANGRIIDTSSGKIVEWSDDLSVHVRTIDEHHMVLLDLINELYSAMRNRKTGEVVGEVTSRLLEYTIYHFGYEEKIFDKHKYSETEPHKKLHRIFIKKIEDFKDDIEAGNLASSTEIIRFLKDWLIKHIMVVDAKYTDFMHEHGYH; this is encoded by the coding sequence ATGTCCGCAAAAACTAAGCTTACATTTTCCATAATTATGATTTTCATTATGACTTTGGCAGCAGTTGCCGAGTCAGCGTTTTTCCATTCGGCTACACCTGGAATAAATATTTGGCAGATTCTTTTTTTAGTAGTGGCCCTGCTTGCAACCATTGTTGCCTTTATGACTACAAATTCAAGTATATTTGGCCAGCTCAAACAAATATCTGAACTTATATTTAAAATTGAAAAAGGTAATGACAATATATCAATCCCATCTGATTTAAGCGGAGAAATGCTTAACGTTGCAAAAGAAATTGATAAAGCTGTCTCAGTGCTTACAAAAAAAATTAATCAGGCAGAACAGAATGCAGATTCAGCTGAAAGCAAAACAAATCAAACTAAACAAGCACTCGACAAAGCTTTAAAAGAGCTTGATGATCAAAAATCTACACTTGGCGCTATCATAAAATCAGCAAGTAATGCGCAAAATATTTCAGGGAAACTCTTTGGCGGTATTGAAGAGCTGAGTGCAGAGGTTAATCAGGTCAACAGCGGAATGGTACTTCAGCGTGACCGCATAACTGAAACAGCTACCGCTATGGAAGAAATGAACAGCACAGTTCTTGAAGTTGCACAAAATGCTTCTCTTGCTGCCAGCAGCTCCAGCCAATCCAAAGAGAATGCCATGCAAGGCGCTCAAGGAGTTTCAAACGCAATCAATTCATTTGAACAGATTAAAGACACCATACTTAACCTTAAAGAAACTATGGGAACCCTTGGTGAACAGGCTGATAATATTGGTCAAATCATGACTGTTATCACCGATATAGCTGACCAGACAAACCTCCTAGCTCTTAATGCTGCCATTGAAGCAGCCCGTGCAGGCGATGCTGGACGCGGATTTGCTGTTGTTGCAGATGAAGTTCGCAAGCTCGCTGAAAAAACAATGGATGCGACAAAAGATGTTGGTGAAGCTGTTTCAAAAATTCAAAACAATGCGCGTGAGAATATCTCCGCAGTTGAATCTGCTGCAGAGGATATTGTTAACTCTACTGAATCTGCTGCCCACTCGGGCGAACTGATGGAAGCTATTGTTGTTATTGTTGACGACACCAATACTCAGGTAGAATCAATTGCCACAGCATCCGAAGAACAATCAGCTGCTTCTGAAGAAATTAACATGGCCATCAGTGATGTTGCCAGAGTTGCGCAGGAAACTTCTGACGGTATGGCTTCTTCAGCTAATGCACTGAATGAAATTGCCAGTGTTGTTGAAGAACTTGATTCGATAGTTCAGGGAATTGCCAATGGTCGGATTATAGATACAAGCTCAGGTAAAATTGTTGAATGGTCAGACGACCTGTCTGTTCATGTCCGCACTATTGATGAACATCACATGGTTCTGCTTGACCTCATTAATGAACTTTATTCTGCAATGCGTAATCGTAAAACCGGAGAAGTCGTTGGAGAGGTCACTAGCAGGCTGCTTGAGTACACCATATACCACTTCGGTTATGAAGAAAAAATATTCGACAAACACAAATACAGCGAAACTGAACCACATAAGAAATTGCATCGCATTTTCATTAAAAAGATCGAAGACTTCAAAGATGATATTGAAGCAGGCAACCTTGCTTCTTCAACTGAAATCATCAGATTCCTCAAGGACTGGCTCATTAAACATATTATGGTTGTTGATGCCAAATACACTGATTTCATGCATGAACACGGCTATCATTAA
- the cobI gene encoding precorrin-2 C(20)-methyltransferase, with translation MNNSGKIYGIGVGPGDSDLLTVRAVRVLEKVDVVFAASSTKNDYSHSLQIASEFISDKCEVVKLGYPMTRDKDILSKAWDKNCEIALEYIYGGKTAAFLTLGDPLIYSTFGYMMQTMNKLYPEVDFEVVPGITSYQAAAAKSRQVLVESGQNLLLTSGVADPDKFAESLKSVDNAVILKAYRNFPQLRETVSCLDKMDVKFFTKLGLDGEAVYLDVNEVPDKTHYLSLMLLTARNKN, from the coding sequence ATGAATAATTCAGGTAAAATATATGGCATAGGTGTAGGACCCGGTGATTCTGATCTACTCACTGTCCGAGCAGTGCGGGTTCTTGAAAAGGTTGATGTGGTTTTTGCCGCATCCTCAACCAAAAATGATTATTCACATTCGTTGCAGATAGCTTCAGAGTTTATCTCTGATAAATGTGAAGTGGTAAAACTTGGCTATCCTATGACTCGTGATAAGGATATTTTGAGTAAGGCGTGGGATAAAAACTGTGAAATTGCTCTTGAGTATATATATGGTGGTAAAACAGCTGCTTTTTTGACTCTTGGTGATCCATTAATTTATTCAACGTTCGGCTACATGATGCAAACAATGAATAAACTTTATCCGGAAGTGGACTTTGAAGTTGTGCCCGGTATTACATCATATCAAGCTGCGGCTGCCAAATCTCGACAGGTTTTAGTTGAATCCGGGCAGAATCTTCTTTTAACATCAGGCGTTGCCGATCCGGATAAGTTCGCTGAAAGTCTTAAGTCTGTGGATAATGCTGTTATCCTCAAAGCATATCGTAACTTTCCGCAATTGCGTGAAACGGTTAGTTGTCTTGATAAAATGGATGTAAAATTTTTTACTAAACTTGGGTTGGATGGTGAAGCTGTCTATCTTGATGTTAATGAAGTTCCTGACAAAACACATTACCTTTCTTTGATGTTATTGACTGCCCGTAACAAAAATTAA
- a CDS encoding helix-turn-helix transcriptional regulator produces MNFLEPFIPVVNAISALLHPHAEVVIHDLENGKIFFISNSFSRRKSGDPSMLGNHYSSVGEDLVYHPFSKTGNKGETIRSVSAVLKTPEGLHRGLLCINMDVSKFEKARELIGTILGGMDSPKIESELFDYDWQEQMNLLFKEFLVEKNIGPEAMNRNDRKDFVHRMKEKGLLQARKSISFLADILNVTKATVYNYLNEEG; encoded by the coding sequence ATGAACTTTCTTGAACCATTCATTCCTGTAGTAAATGCTATCAGTGCTCTTTTGCATCCCCATGCTGAGGTCGTTATTCATGATCTTGAAAATGGGAAAATTTTTTTTATTTCAAATAGTTTTTCCAGAAGAAAATCCGGCGACCCTTCAATGCTTGGAAACCATTATTCAAGTGTAGGTGAAGATCTTGTTTACCATCCATTCAGCAAGACAGGGAACAAAGGTGAAACAATCAGATCAGTCTCAGCTGTTCTAAAAACACCTGAAGGATTACATCGAGGATTATTATGCATCAACATGGATGTATCAAAATTTGAAAAAGCCAGAGAATTAATAGGGACTATCCTTGGCGGTATGGACAGCCCCAAAATAGAAAGTGAACTATTTGATTACGATTGGCAGGAACAGATGAACCTGCTTTTTAAAGAATTTCTTGTCGAAAAAAACATCGGTCCTGAGGCCATGAACAGAAATGATCGTAAGGATTTCGTTCACCGTATGAAAGAAAAAGGACTACTGCAGGCACGTAAATCAATAAGCTTCCTTGCCGATATACTTAATGTTACCAAGGCAACCGTATATAATTATCTAAACGAAGAAGGCTAG
- a CDS encoding EAL domain-containing protein: MYEQLNTQLKKIIDNHGEDIAEDINKIIDFIKKSSLGMNLAGLTKDSPFSKFIDFLPDPAFIINSEGFVVAWNSALAKMSGIPASSVIGKGNFEHVKVIHGTRTPGLIDLVNGCEKIGQIDYRAISRRGKNLTAETRVHNIGKRKSTDLWIQAAPIVNGSGEKIGAIELLRDISARKQTENINTILYKISAALNSSSDTREFLQLVHHSLRQFIDADNFYVALYDEKRSTLQFPYYKDAKDYIDPKQIISISNGRSLSCKVIKAGHPLLLDEKDFTSELKHLGSPAKSWMGVPLKVQDKILGVMTIQSYEDSDVYNNQDIDMMVAISEQVAAALLRSQTESALLESEKKFRSIFENATVAIFQFSKNGEILIANPALAKILGYNTVDEMLAEKPNAIDYVYDRKSHFKMMRKLIYNGYVNGVHLRLADKEDKEKWVTINARTFYDSEGVPTLYTGSAFDSTSEIVAEQKIFRHKSRFMQFFESSPQAIALTDSEGKVVDTNKAFTKLFGYTAKQMARCCENLCPDGNGQIKSNLKRILNGETFRTEDLRRASDGNLIPVSILGYPFVYNEEILGTFIIYDDISQRKEYERKLSHQSLHDALTGLPNRTLFIKRLNHTLKNSKNNVEYNFAVLMLDIDMFKRINDSLGHLAGDQMLIEVGQRIKKCIRNSDTVARMGGDEFAVLIDGFTTPQQVIQIIRDIRNKIGVPMRISSKDIVISSSIGIVFKTSNYEHPEHIVRDADISMYKAKAQGVNKFKVFNKAMHEKALQSLLIETEIRQGIPDNEFFPYFQPVYSLTSKRLAGFEALVRWNHPERGFLTPNHIIPVAEETGLIIELDRLILLEACYCLSRWLKEYPDTDDLFLTTNLSPSQLSKKDLADSIQQILDDTSISPQNIKLEITESAIMERSATSTQNLLRIEKMGIRLAVDDFGTGYSSLSQLQRFPASTVKVDRSFVSHMAEDHESLEIVRAVNALGHSLNMDVIAEGVETRQQLLLLKEIGCDFVQGFYFDKPQTKEDAEKLVKMRSEGFCPPGLTSI, from the coding sequence ATGTACGAACAGCTGAATACACAATTAAAAAAAATCATAGACAATCACGGCGAAGACATCGCTGAAGATATAAATAAAATCATAGACTTCATAAAAAAGTCCTCCTTAGGTATGAACCTCGCAGGGTTGACTAAAGACTCTCCTTTTTCAAAATTTATAGATTTTTTGCCTGACCCTGCGTTTATAATTAATAGCGAAGGCTTTGTTGTTGCCTGGAATTCAGCCCTTGCAAAAATGTCTGGAATACCTGCTTCATCAGTTATCGGTAAAGGTAATTTTGAACATGTCAAAGTAATCCATGGAACTCGAACTCCCGGACTTATCGATCTGGTTAATGGATGCGAAAAAATAGGCCAAATTGACTATAGGGCAATTAGCCGTCGCGGAAAAAATCTTACAGCTGAAACACGAGTACATAACATAGGAAAACGTAAAAGTACGGACCTATGGATTCAGGCTGCTCCAATAGTCAATGGTTCCGGTGAAAAAATCGGAGCTATTGAGTTACTTCGCGACATATCAGCACGAAAACAGACAGAAAACATCAACACTATCCTCTACAAAATTTCTGCAGCCCTAAATTCAAGCAGTGATACTCGCGAGTTTTTGCAACTGGTCCATCACAGCTTAAGACAGTTTATAGATGCCGATAATTTCTATGTTGCTCTATACGATGAAAAAAGATCTACGCTGCAATTCCCATATTATAAGGATGCAAAAGACTACATAGATCCGAAGCAAATAATCTCTATCTCAAATGGAAGATCCTTAAGCTGTAAAGTAATTAAAGCAGGGCACCCTCTCCTTTTGGATGAAAAAGACTTTACCAGTGAGCTAAAGCACTTAGGGTCACCCGCAAAATCATGGATGGGTGTACCACTAAAAGTTCAAGATAAGATTCTCGGAGTGATGACCATTCAATCTTATGAAGATTCTGATGTGTATAACAATCAGGATATAGATATGATGGTTGCTATTTCGGAACAGGTTGCAGCCGCTCTTTTGCGCAGCCAGACAGAATCGGCGTTACTTGAAAGCGAGAAAAAATTTCGTTCAATATTTGAAAATGCCACTGTTGCTATTTTTCAATTTTCAAAAAATGGTGAAATACTCATAGCCAACCCTGCCCTGGCTAAAATTCTAGGTTATAATACTGTAGACGAAATGCTCGCAGAAAAACCGAATGCGATAGACTATGTGTATGATCGTAAAAGCCATTTTAAAATGATGCGTAAACTCATATATAATGGATATGTGAACGGTGTTCACTTAAGACTTGCAGACAAAGAAGACAAAGAGAAATGGGTTACTATTAATGCACGAACTTTTTATGATTCAGAAGGAGTCCCGACCCTATATACTGGTTCGGCTTTTGATTCGACCTCTGAAATTGTAGCTGAGCAGAAAATTTTCCGCCATAAATCACGTTTCATGCAATTCTTTGAAAGCTCCCCTCAAGCTATAGCTCTGACAGATTCTGAAGGTAAAGTGGTTGATACCAACAAAGCATTCACAAAACTTTTCGGATATACAGCAAAACAGATGGCTCGTTGCTGTGAGAATCTTTGTCCAGATGGCAATGGCCAGATCAAATCAAACCTGAAAAGGATTCTTAACGGCGAAACTTTTCGAACAGAAGATTTGCGTAGAGCTTCCGACGGTAACCTCATCCCTGTCTCTATATTAGGTTACCCATTTGTTTATAATGAAGAGATATTAGGAACATTCATAATTTATGATGATATTTCTCAACGTAAAGAATATGAGCGTAAACTTTCACATCAATCACTTCATGATGCACTTACCGGGTTACCCAACCGGACTCTTTTCATAAAACGCCTTAATCATACTCTCAAAAATTCAAAAAACAATGTAGAGTATAACTTTGCAGTACTGATGCTTGACATTGATATGTTTAAACGCATTAACGACAGTCTGGGACATCTGGCTGGAGACCAGATGCTTATAGAAGTTGGACAGCGAATTAAAAAATGCATCCGTAACTCCGATACCGTAGCCCGTATGGGGGGAGATGAGTTCGCAGTACTCATAGACGGATTTACCACTCCACAACAGGTAATCCAGATAATCAGGGACATCCGAAATAAAATTGGTGTACCCATGAGAATTTCATCAAAGGACATTGTCATCAGTTCCAGTATCGGCATTGTTTTTAAAACATCAAACTATGAACACCCTGAACATATTGTACGAGATGCTGATATCAGTATGTATAAAGCTAAAGCACAAGGTGTTAATAAGTTTAAAGTTTTTAATAAAGCAATGCATGAAAAAGCCCTACAGAGCCTGCTTATAGAAACTGAAATAAGACAGGGAATACCGGATAACGAATTTTTCCCATATTTCCAGCCAGTATACAGCCTTACTTCTAAACGGCTTGCTGGCTTTGAAGCTCTGGTCCGCTGGAACCATCCTGAACGAGGTTTTCTAACTCCAAACCATATCATTCCGGTAGCTGAAGAGACAGGGCTTATTATTGAACTTGACCGTTTAATCCTTTTAGAGGCCTGTTACTGTCTATCACGATGGTTAAAAGAATACCCTGATACTGACGATCTGTTCCTGACCACAAACTTATCACCAAGCCAGCTTAGCAAAAAAGACCTTGCTGATTCGATACAACAAATTCTTGATGACACAAGTATTTCTCCACAAAATATAAAACTTGAAATCACCGAATCAGCTATTATGGAGCGCTCTGCGACGTCCACGCAGAACCTTCTCAGAATAGAAAAAATGGGAATCAGACTGGCTGTTGATGATTTTGGAACGGGATATTCTTCCCTTTCTCAGCTTCAACGCTTCCCTGCTTCGACAGTTAAAGTGGACAGATCATTCGTCAGTCACATGGCAGAAGATCATGAATCACTTGAAATAGTCCGTGCCGTTAATGCACTGGGACATAGTCTTAACATGGATGTCATTGCCGAAGGAGTTGAAACAAGACAGCAACTTCTTCTACTCAAAGAAATAGGATGTGATTTTGTTCAGGGTTTCTATTTTGACAAGCCACAGACAAAAGAAGATGCTGAAAAGCTGGTCAAGATGAGATCAGAAGGATTCTGCCCTCCAGGTCTGACTTCCATATAG
- a CDS encoding ABC transporter substrate-binding protein has product MCLKSFFLLATISFVAPTLGAYADFSIVDDFGHNVVLSAPAKRIVALYGSFNEVLYSMNSGELLVGRTAADHYPEQIAVLPSIGTHMRPNPELIVALKPDLVLQMAGRSQAATVLDPLRVKGISCAMFKVSSFEELFSMIERIGILIDRKDRSSLLIDSMRKRLDVVHEMSADLKNRPSVFFEVRYPNLLAAGQGSIVSDIISKAGARNCVRNFKKIVRMGEEELFRLDPENYVYQVGRMNPSPVKLQQRNHFKMLKSVSSNRTLKVDESVFSRPGPRNVDAVEILAKFLFDKREINE; this is encoded by the coding sequence GTGTGCCTCAAGTCCTTTTTTCTCCTTGCTACAATTAGTTTTGTAGCACCTACGCTGGGAGCATATGCAGATTTTTCCATTGTCGATGACTTTGGGCATAATGTTGTATTAAGTGCTCCTGCAAAACGAATTGTAGCCTTGTATGGTTCTTTTAATGAAGTTCTGTATTCTATGAATTCAGGAGAATTACTTGTGGGGCGTACAGCTGCTGATCATTACCCTGAGCAGATAGCGGTGCTGCCGTCAATTGGTACGCATATGCGTCCGAATCCAGAGTTAATAGTCGCCCTCAAGCCTGATCTGGTATTGCAAATGGCCGGGAGATCTCAGGCGGCAACTGTGCTTGATCCGCTTAGAGTAAAAGGAATATCTTGTGCCATGTTCAAGGTGTCCTCATTTGAGGAACTGTTTTCCATGATCGAAAGGATCGGTATATTAATTGATAGAAAAGACCGGTCGTCGTTACTAATAGATTCAATGCGGAAACGGCTTGATGTTGTGCATGAAATGAGTGCCGACTTAAAGAATAGACCTTCAGTCTTCTTCGAAGTGCGCTATCCTAATCTGCTTGCAGCCGGTCAGGGGTCTATTGTTTCAGACATTATCAGCAAGGCTGGTGCTAGAAATTGCGTAAGAAATTTTAAAAAAATTGTGCGAATGGGTGAGGAAGAACTCTTTCGTCTTGATCCTGAAAATTATGTTTATCAGGTTGGTCGAATGAATCCATCTCCTGTCAAACTGCAACAGCGTAATCATTTTAAAATGTTAAAATCAGTTTCATCAAATAGAACTTTAAAAGTAGATGAGTCAGTCTTTTCAAGACCAGGTCCACGTAATGTTGATGCTGTTGAGATTCTGGCTAAATTTTTATTCGATAAAAGAGAAATAAATGAATAA